In one Dehalogenimonas formicexedens genomic region, the following are encoded:
- a CDS encoding SHOCT-like domain-containing protein, producing the protein MSDNRKKILEMLDAKKITVDEATRLLSAIDRGGSSSFSDEKPVEQILNRVGCKVKYLRVMVDNPQGHHGEGPERVNVRVPVSLIRAGMKFTSLIPREAGDKVEEELRCRGINLNIKNIKDEDIDDLIEALSELEVDIDGGEGKVRVFAE; encoded by the coding sequence ATGTCTGATAACCGTAAAAAGATACTCGAAATGCTCGACGCCAAGAAGATCACCGTCGACGAAGCCACCAGGCTCCTTTCGGCCATCGACCGCGGGGGTAGTTCGTCCTTTTCAGATGAAAAACCCGTGGAACAGATCTTGAACCGGGTAGGCTGCAAGGTAAAGTACCTCCGCGTGATGGTGGATAATCCGCAAGGGCATCATGGTGAAGGTCCCGAACGGGTGAATGTTCGTGTACCGGTCAGCCTCATCAGGGCGGGCATGAAGTTTACCTCCCTCATCCCCCGCGAAGCCGGGGACAAGGTGGAGGAGGAGCTCCGCTGCCGCGGCATCAATCTTAACATCAAAAATATCAAGGACGAGGATATCGATGATCTGATCGAAGCTCTTTCTGAGCTCGAAGTGGATATCGACGGTGGTGAAGGCAAAGTTCGGGTCTTCGCTGAATGA